The following proteins come from a genomic window of Anaerobutyricum hallii:
- a CDS encoding PTS sugar transporter subunit IIA: MDTLIKREKIFDNIIVPSGTKKEAIKIISRLCATHRLLDESTLEEAFWKREEWDSTGCGDGIAIPHALVRETNKVQLAVIRFRYLIEWDAFDGKPVGVAFAIIAPEETGQEKYLSFLARLARKLVDEEFIESFRKCRNEEEMYEYLLSVF, from the coding sequence TTGGATACACTGATAAAAAGGGAAAAGATATTTGATAATATTATAGTTCCTTCAGGAACGAAGAAGGAGGCCATAAAAATAATCAGTCGTCTCTGTGCGACACACAGGCTACTAGATGAGAGTACGTTAGAAGAGGCATTTTGGAAGAGAGAGGAATGGGATTCTACGGGATGTGGAGACGGAATTGCAATTCCGCATGCACTTGTAAGGGAAACGAACAAAGTACAGCTTGCAGTGATACGATTTCGCTATCTGATAGAATGGGATGCTTTTGATGGGAAGCCGGTAGGTGTTGCTTTTGCCATCATCGCACCGGAGGAAACCGGGCAGGAGAAATACCTTTCTTTTCTTGCACGTCTTGCCAGAAAGCTTGTGGATGAAGAGTTTATCGAAAGTTTTCGAAAGTGCAGAAATGAAGAGGAAATGTATGAATATCTGCT